The Thermotoga sp. SG1 genome includes a window with the following:
- a CDS encoding M20 family metallopeptidase codes for MKWMEIYEKLVNTDTGPDLSMEEKLNRTSFLAEILEKLGFRVERRKAAHVAFLGEPPYVTLIGHLDTVFPEGESKKRPFSVDGSIARGPGVCDMKGGVVVLLEALERFLKEDKANLCVVLNVDEELGSPVSRDTFEEVAAMSSHCLSFEPGRENGELISSRKGIISLWLFAHGKKGHASRPDEGVNAITEIAFKVLELSSLNGRFPNLTINPTIVRGGTESNVTPDKAEVYFDIRYYEDKEFEFLKKTLEKISTVHPEATISYRIKIRRSPMKEDPVFVSTVKEAAEEIGIKPVFVRATGGGDVAFFSQRGVPSVDGLGIPGGRMHSEEEYARIDFFEERVNLVVHLLKKIRR; via the coding sequence ATGAAATGGATGGAAATCTATGAAAAGCTCGTTAACACGGATACTGGTCCCGATCTTTCCATGGAAGAAAAACTGAACAGAACATCGTTTCTGGCGGAAATTCTGGAGAAACTCGGATTCAGGGTAGAGAGAAGAAAAGCCGCTCATGTTGCCTTCCTTGGAGAGCCCCCCTACGTAACCCTCATAGGTCACCTCGATACGGTGTTTCCCGAAGGAGAATCGAAGAAAAGACCTTTCAGTGTGGATGGAAGCATCGCAAGAGGTCCCGGTGTCTGTGATATGAAAGGGGGAGTAGTGGTCCTTCTTGAAGCCCTCGAGAGGTTTCTGAAGGAAGACAAAGCGAATCTCTGTGTTGTGCTGAACGTGGATGAAGAACTTGGATCTCCCGTAAGCAGGGACACTTTTGAAGAAGTTGCTGCGATGAGTTCTCACTGTCTTTCCTTTGAACCGGGAAGAGAAAACGGAGAACTCATCTCCTCCAGAAAAGGAATCATCTCTCTCTGGCTGTTTGCACACGGAAAGAAGGGACACGCCTCAAGACCAGACGAGGGTGTGAACGCCATAACGGAGATTGCTTTCAAGGTACTGGAACTTTCTTCTTTGAACGGGAGGTTTCCCAATTTGACGATAAATCCCACCATTGTTAGAGGAGGCACCGAAAGCAACGTTACACCAGATAAGGCGGAAGTTTATTTCGACATCAGGTACTACGAGGACAAAGAATTCGAGTTTTTGAAGAAAACCCTGGAGAAAATCTCCACCGTGCACCCTGAGGCAACAATCTCCTACAGGATAAAGATCAGAAGATCCCCCATGAAAGAAGATCCGGTTTTTGTCAGTACGGTGAAAGAAGCGGCCGAAGAGATCGGGATAAAGCCTGTTTTCGTGAGGGCCACAGGTGGGGGAGATGTGGCGTTCTTCTCACAGAGAGGGGTTCCTTCTGTGGATGGACTCGGAATACCGGGAGGAAGAATGCACTCTGAGGAAGAATACGCAAGAATCGACTTTTTTGAAGAGAGGGTGAACCTTGTCGTTCATCTTCTGAAAAAGATCCGGAGGTGA